A DNA window from Thermosynechococcaceae cyanobacterium Okahandja contains the following coding sequences:
- the bioA gene encoding adenosylmethionine--8-amino-7-oxononanoate transaminase: MLSSPIWQPFTQMKTADPPLQVERAAGAILHLRDGRQIIDAISSWWVTLHGHSHPLLAEALYKQAQTLEHVIFTGFSHEPAETLAQLLCRHTPDPLQRVFFSDNGSTAVEVALKMAYQYWQQVGQPQRSRLIGFAGGYHGDTLGAMTVGQSSPWWHPFQRLLPPLTIVPYPATYPADPDVSTKEADALACLEQTLAAAPNEYAALFIEPLVQGAGGMRMCRPQFLQAVSELANAYGVLVVYDEVMTGFGRTGDLFACTKAGTAPDLLCLSKGLSGGCLPLAVTLATETIYQAFYDDDPARAFFHSHSYTGNPLACAVSVASFELLLAQPHTYQRLEALHWQHYHQYLADVPNLHQFRTCGTIAAMELAGQEASYFSTRVPQLRRRFLELGVLLRPLGSTLYILPPYCISETELATVYGAIRQVATEVAEVAKS; encoded by the coding sequence ATGCTAAGCTCACCCATTTGGCAGCCCTTTACCCAAATGAAAACCGCCGATCCACCCCTCCAGGTGGAGCGAGCCGCAGGCGCTATCCTGCACCTACGGGATGGCCGCCAGATTATTGATGCCATTTCCAGTTGGTGGGTGACGTTGCATGGCCACAGCCATCCGCTACTGGCGGAGGCACTCTACAAACAGGCACAAACCCTCGAGCACGTCATTTTTACCGGCTTTAGCCACGAACCTGCCGAAACCCTCGCTCAACTGTTGTGCCGCCACACCCCTGACCCTCTCCAGCGGGTCTTTTTCTCGGACAATGGCTCAACAGCGGTCGAAGTGGCGCTCAAAATGGCCTACCAGTACTGGCAGCAGGTGGGGCAACCCCAGCGATCGCGCCTGATTGGCTTTGCGGGCGGCTACCACGGCGATACCCTCGGAGCCATGACCGTGGGGCAAAGTTCCCCTTGGTGGCACCCCTTTCAGCGGCTCCTGCCACCGCTCACCATTGTTCCCTATCCGGCCACCTATCCGGCGGATCCCGACGTGAGTACCAAGGAAGCCGATGCCCTAGCGTGCCTTGAACAAACCCTTGCGGCAGCACCAAACGAGTATGCCGCCCTGTTTATTGAACCCCTCGTGCAGGGGGCAGGGGGGATGCGCATGTGCCGCCCCCAATTTTTGCAGGCGGTGTCTGAACTGGCGAACGCCTACGGGGTACTGGTAGTGTATGACGAAGTGATGACCGGCTTTGGCCGCACGGGGGATCTGTTTGCCTGCACCAAAGCCGGAACAGCACCGGATCTCCTCTGCTTATCGAAGGGGTTGTCGGGGGGATGCTTGCCCCTTGCGGTCACGTTAGCCACTGAAACCATTTATCAGGCGTTTTATGACGATGATCCGGCGCGTGCCTTTTTCCATAGTCATTCCTACACGGGTAATCCCTTGGCCTGTGCCGTCAGTGTGGCATCCTTTGAATTGTTGCTAGCACAACCCCATACCTATCAGCGCTTGGAGGCTCTTCACTGGCAGCACTACCACCAGTACCTTGCCGATGTTCCCAACCTGCACCAGTTCCGCACCTGTGGCACGATTGCAGCGATGGAGTTAGCCGGCCAAGAGGCCTCCTACTTTAGCACCCGGGTTCCACAACTGCGCCGCCGCTTTTTAGAGCTAGGGGTGCTGCTGCGCCCCTTGGGGTCAACCCTCTATATTTTGCCCCCCTACTGCATTAGCGAAACGGAACTGGCGACCGTCTATGGGGCTATCCGCCAAGTGGCCACTGAAGTGGCTGAAGTGGCTAAGAGTTAG
- a CDS encoding YlxR family protein translates to MGVPQRRCVACGRLADRTEFWRIVRCWPDHTVTVDAGMGRSAYLCRNRNCLKLAQQKKRLGRSLRCAVPAAVFDTLNARLSRELPSAVSQGETPC, encoded by the coding sequence GTGGTCGGCTTGCCGATCGCACCGAATTTTGGCGGATTGTCCGTTGCTGGCCTGACCATACCGTTACGGTGGATGCGGGGATGGGGCGCTCTGCCTATCTGTGCCGCAACCGCAACTGCCTGAAATTGGCGCAGCAGAAGAAACGGCTGGGGCGATCGCTGCGCTGTGCCGTTCCTGCAGCAGTATTCGATACCCTCAATGCTCGCCTTAGCCGAGAGTTACCCAGTGCTGTATCTCAAGGGGAGACCCCATGCTAA
- a CDS encoding DUF1823 family protein: MAALPPLTPETFWQVLNDQIDDATVNRLLWHCLGYRYDAARQVWQCDRVPAEWATPYPEPPDFIGSRPAIVQLTRSIPAPHKQLLKEQLGFEGYSIQELTPRRTRRATAVNWLLSYLASHAPANS, from the coding sequence ATGGCTGCGCTACCTCCCCTCACGCCAGAGACCTTCTGGCAGGTCCTGAATGATCAAATTGACGATGCTACGGTCAACCGGCTATTGTGGCACTGCCTCGGCTACCGCTACGACGCGGCTCGTCAAGTGTGGCAGTGCGATCGCGTCCCCGCAGAGTGGGCCACCCCTTACCCCGAACCACCGGACTTCATCGGCAGCCGCCCCGCCATTGTCCAGCTTACTCGTTCAATTCCGGCTCCCCACAAGCAACTCCTGAAGGAGCAGTTGGGGTTTGAAGGCTACTCGATTCAGGAATTAACGCCCCGGCGCACCCGTCGCGCCACCGCTGTGAACTGGCTGCTCAGTTATTTAGCCAGCCATGCTCCAGCTAACTCTTAG
- a CDS encoding biotin transporter BioY, with protein MSPLDEFLWAILGLLLTVAGTFMEAAIAIPNLFNDEGQWVLPSSWSAIPVYGLPVSYQVAAVLLVGCMGGRQAAALSQVAYLILGLSGFQVFSQGGGLDYWQEPTFGYLLGFVPAAWVCGWLAFRPGTTARIEWLALSALAGLAIIHGCGLLYLAGLALFGQITQPLLELVQQYSLWALPGQLVIVCLVALVARILRLVLLY; from the coding sequence GTGTCACCGTTAGATGAATTTCTTTGGGCAATTTTGGGGTTACTCCTCACTGTGGCCGGGACGTTTATGGAGGCGGCGATCGCCATCCCCAATCTATTCAACGATGAGGGGCAGTGGGTGTTACCCAGTTCTTGGAGTGCCATTCCTGTGTATGGGTTACCCGTCTCCTACCAAGTGGCGGCAGTCCTGCTGGTGGGCTGTATGGGGGGTCGCCAAGCGGCAGCCCTCTCGCAAGTTGCCTACCTCATCCTTGGTCTGAGTGGGTTTCAGGTTTTTTCCCAAGGCGGCGGGCTGGACTATTGGCAGGAACCCACCTTTGGTTACTTGTTGGGGTTTGTACCGGCGGCATGGGTGTGCGGCTGGCTGGCCTTCCGGCCGGGGACAACGGCGCGAATTGAATGGCTGGCTCTGAGTGCCCTCGCTGGGTTAGCCATCATTCACGGCTGTGGCCTGCTCTACCTCGCGGGCTTAGCGCTCTTTGGCCAGATCACCCAACCCTTGCTAGAGCTTGTGCAACAATACTCCCTATGGGCCTTACCTGGCCAACTGGTGATTGTCTGCCTCGTTGCCTTGGTGGCACGGATTTTGCGACTCGTGTTGCTGTACTAA